The nucleotide window ATGGTAAAGCTCCTCCTACCCGGCCCAGACCTATCAAAATCAAAAAGCCGGTAAAAAACAGTAACTGGGCCTCCCACTTTTTCCGTGGTGGAGGTAACATAGAAATGAAGACCAACCGCAATCCCAGGCCCGGCGAGCATTTCATGACCCTGATCGGTTACCGCAACCTGTCTGGCGATGTGGGCAGCGGCTCGCTGGTGCTCTTTTACAATGAAAAACAATTCGGACGCGATGGTTTTCAGCTCGCCGAAAAAAGAAGTTACCATGGAGAAGACAGCAGCTCCATGCAGTCGCTGATGGCCCGGCTGTACCTCGCAGACAACCACCCCGAAACAGCCATCGCCAAAGGCCCCGCAGCTAATATCACTACCGGCAGCGAAGCCGCCCGCAGCATGGTACAGTCCATGCTGAGCACCTACAGCGGACATACCGTTTTACACTACAGTAATGCCAACACCAGCCAGGAACATTTTCTTTTCGCAGAGATGTACACCCTGCCGGAGATGATACAGGACACCAACGCCACCGTAACCATGACTGCCATGCTGATACCAGACAATCCTGCCTTGCTGCCGGAGACGTATCAGCTGGAAATGGCCGTAGTAGCCTCCCACGACCCTAACCGCTTTCAATTGAAACGACACCGTATCAATTACCGTTTTATGGGTAAGAAAAAAGAGCTGACCTATAAAATCCAGTTCCAGAATACCGGTAAAGGTCCTGCTAAAAAAGTGGCCATCGGTATCGCCGTTCCCCGCCAGTTGAATACAGAAACAGTGAAACTACTGGAAGTAAGCCCGGCCTGTATACACTGTGATTCCGCCTATGCGCAACAGAGCTGTATCGACACTATCCGTACCCGTGACAGCCTTTACTTTGTGTTCCGTAACATCTACCTCCCGGGTCTGCAGCAGGAAGGCGTTACAGACGAAGACTCCACCAAAGGGTATGTACGATATGCGCTGATGTTTAAAAAGAAGCCCCGCAAAATTCCTTTCAGCAGCAGCGCCGCCATCATCTTCGATAAGAACGAACCCATTTACACCAACAGGGCCACCGCCCGTTTTATCAAAGGCATCTCCCCGGCTATCATTGCCGGTTACAATTTTTCACCAGGCAACAGGGACCGTACCTTACAAGGTCCTATACAACTGGGCGTAGCCCTGGCACCCTTTGCACCCGACCGGCCCTATTTTCAGGGAGAAGCCTATGCAGTACTCCTCGAAAAAGAAACCATCGACGAAGTGCTGACCCGCGATAAAAGGGATACCGTGATAGGCAGGCAGCCTTATCTGATTGCCGGCCGTGGCAGGCAGGCGACCATCAGCCGCAATTCCCTGCAGCTGGTTCCGTTGCATTTCCGGTATAATATCAACCGCTGGCTGGCCATCGGTGCAGGAGCCATGGCACAGGTTTATATCTCCTCTCAAACCACCACCCAGTCCAATGTCTACCTGACCGATCCGCAACAAACACAGGTTATCATCAGAACTGTCAATACGCAGGAACGGGAACCTGTACAGTGGCTGGGCAGCTTTAACGCCGCTCCTTTTGCCGATATACAACTGGGCAGGGTAAAAACCGGTCCAGCACTGGGTTTGCGTTATCTGCGGCAACTCAGCGGAGATACGCCCAATCGTTTATTCGTATATGCAACCTATAAACTGTAATAAATCATAACTTCAGCCCCTGATGGCTGAAGTTGGCATATATATCCCCCTGTTGAGAAGATGGTTGCTGCTGATAGCAATCCCTCTCCTATGTTCCGCTTTTCAGGCGGCTCCTCCCGACAGCCTGTCCCTTTTACTACGCCAGTACCGCAGCAACAACCAGCTGGCACCCTGGATCTACGCACAACTGCAATGGCAGGCATCTCCTTCCCGTAAAGCAGCCCTGTTGCAACAGGTACCGGCCAACGCATGGCGCGCACCACAAACCGACGAAGAGCAACAGGCATGGCTGGACCTGCTCATCAACCAGGGTTATATGCTGCTATTGAGTGGAGATATTGTATCATCTACCGACGCTTATCAACAGGCATTTGAATGGGCCGGGAAACATCCTGCCATTGCCGATGAAAGTCTGGTGCTCGAATATATCCTCAAACCGCTGGGCAACAACTACACCCGCCTCGGCGATTATGAACAGGCCCTTTTTATTCACCAGAAAGCGCTGGCTCTGGCCACCAGCCTTCAGGACAAAACCGCGCTGGCAGGCACTTACAGCAATCTCGCCAACACCAGCGCCAGTATGGGCAATCTGCAACAGTCGCTCCGCTATTGTCAGGAAGGATTTAAAACCGCCAGCCCTAACAGCGCCCTCTATGGGCTGCTGCTCTCAGAAGAAGCCGATGCCCTCTCCCGCCTGCATCAGGATAATGCCGCCAGACGCAGCATACAGGAAAGCATCCGTATCCTGCAACAACAACCCGCTACCAATAAAGAAGCTGTACACTGGCTGTTTATGGCTTACCAGCAGGCAGGAGATATTTACCTCTCTACTCCCGTCACCGCAGAAACCTATTACCGTAAAGCACTCCTGTATGCCCGGCAGCAACATCTTGTCCGGAAAAGAGAGCAGGCCAAACTATACCTGCGGCTGGGACAACTTTATATTCAGCAGCGGCAACCCGTTACCGCCCTGGCCTGGCTGGACAGCTGCGCCACTATCCTTTTGCCCGGAAAAACACCCTCCCGGTTACAGTCAGCAGACATGTATGGTGAATACACCCTGCTGGACATGCTGTTTGCCCGCGCCACCGCCTATGTACAGCAGCAACAGCCACAGGCTGCCATGCAGGCCTTCCACCTGTGTTTTGCGGTAGAAAACAGGCTACGGAACGAATATGTATCAGCAGCCTCCAAAGAGATGGCGATTTCAGACAGCCGTTCCCGTTACGAGGCAGCTATCGATGCTGCCTGGCATTACTGGCAGCAAACCAAAGCGCAACCGTATCAGCAGTATATCCTGGAGTTTATGGAAGGCAGCAAATCGCAGCTGCTGTGGGAAGAGATGCAGGGACAGAGTATCCTGCGGAATGATAGTACCGGCAAACGTATACGCCGCCTGGAACAGGCGCTGGTGTTTTACCGTAAAGAGGCATTGCAGGATGGCGGTGCCGACAGCCTGTTACAGACACAACAACAACGGATAAGCTGGGAGCTGGCCACCCTGAAAAAGAAAATGCCTGCACCTGTCAGTGATACCTTGCCACTGCCGGCCATGTTAAAACTATTGCCTTCTCAACAGGTGGTGCGCAGCTACTTTGCCGGTACCAATGCCCTCTATACCATAGAGCTGGATGCCCATGGCATCCGCTTTACAGACCGGCAATCGGTATCTGCACAGTGGTATGACAGCCTCCTGTATTTCCGGCAACACTTTTTTGACAACGGCCCACAGGCCATGATCAACGCCCCCCGTGACTGGTACAACAGTGCCTACCGTATCTATCATCAGCTGTTCAGTCAACATCCGCTACCCCGTAACACTACCTGTATCCTCATGCCCGACGGGATACTGGGTCTGCTTCCCATAGAGGCACTGGTGACCAAAGCAGAATATCCCGCCGCTGTCAGCAAGTGGCCTTTCCTGGTAAAGGAAGCCACTATCGCCTACGCCTACTCGTTGCGTACCTGGCAGGCACAACACCACACCCAGGCCAACAACAGCGGATTCAGTGGTTTCTTCATCGTACAGCAGCCCAACGGGCTGCCCGACCTTAAAGGCGTGGGAGAAGAGAAAGAACGGATTGCACCGGCGATCAACAACGGCACCTGGTATCTCAACGAACAGGCTACCGTGGCCGATTTCCGGCGTGCGCTGTCGCTCTCGGCCGTCGTACATATCAGTACCCATGCCTTTACCCGGCAACATAATATCCCTGCTCCGCATATCGCCCTGTATGATGCGCCCTTTTACCTCTTTGAGCTTAACGGTCTGGAGCGCCGCCCGGCCATGGTTGTACTGAGTGCCTGTGGCACCGGCGATGGCAGCCTGGTGACAGGTGAAGGTATCCGCAGTATGGCACATGCCTTTATCGCTGCCGGCACACCTGCCGTAGTGGCCGCCTCATGGAATGTACAGGATGCCACCACTCCCCGCCTGATGCAGAACTTCTACGCCGCCCTCACCACACAGCCCGACGCCGCCATCGCCCTGCAACAGTCCAAAATCAACTGGCTGGAGAATCTCGACGAAACAGACCTGCACAAACTACCCTATTACTGGGCAGCACTCCACTTCGAAGGCAATACCCTGGCCCTTCAGGAAGGTATCACAGCAAAACAGCGCCCCAACTGGTATTGGCTGGTGCCCGTAGCGGGCATGTTGATAGGATGGCTGATCATCTCCCGTAAAAAAAAATAACAGACAATAGTCCTCTTTTTTCGTTAAATTCAGGTAGACCTCA belongs to Chitinophaga sp. HK235 and includes:
- a CDS encoding PKD domain-containing protein; this encodes MQKTFVAVTFFFLWHLICPAQSRQQPLPPPFPQDTIPAEISVQGSDDSLVLAPALRPLRQIAGAPGAFYTYFWEMGDGTFSFSKNPVLQYADTGTYQVRLYATNNYDDGKAPPTRPRPIKIKKPVKNSNWASHFFRGGGNIEMKTNRNPRPGEHFMTLIGYRNLSGDVGSGSLVLFYNEKQFGRDGFQLAEKRSYHGEDSSSMQSLMARLYLADNHPETAIAKGPAANITTGSEAARSMVQSMLSTYSGHTVLHYSNANTSQEHFLFAEMYTLPEMIQDTNATVTMTAMLIPDNPALLPETYQLEMAVVASHDPNRFQLKRHRINYRFMGKKKELTYKIQFQNTGKGPAKKVAIGIAVPRQLNTETVKLLEVSPACIHCDSAYAQQSCIDTIRTRDSLYFVFRNIYLPGLQQEGVTDEDSTKGYVRYALMFKKKPRKIPFSSSAAIIFDKNEPIYTNRATARFIKGISPAIIAGYNFSPGNRDRTLQGPIQLGVALAPFAPDRPYFQGEAYAVLLEKETIDEVLTRDKRDTVIGRQPYLIAGRGRQATISRNSLQLVPLHFRYNINRWLAIGAGAMAQVYISSQTTTQSNVYLTDPQQTQVIIRTVNTQEREPVQWLGSFNAAPFADIQLGRVKTGPALGLRYLRQLSGDTPNRLFVYATYKL
- a CDS encoding CHAT domain-containing protein is translated as MAEVGIYIPLLRRWLLLIAIPLLCSAFQAAPPDSLSLLLRQYRSNNQLAPWIYAQLQWQASPSRKAALLQQVPANAWRAPQTDEEQQAWLDLLINQGYMLLLSGDIVSSTDAYQQAFEWAGKHPAIADESLVLEYILKPLGNNYTRLGDYEQALFIHQKALALATSLQDKTALAGTYSNLANTSASMGNLQQSLRYCQEGFKTASPNSALYGLLLSEEADALSRLHQDNAARRSIQESIRILQQQPATNKEAVHWLFMAYQQAGDIYLSTPVTAETYYRKALLYARQQHLVRKREQAKLYLRLGQLYIQQRQPVTALAWLDSCATILLPGKTPSRLQSADMYGEYTLLDMLFARATAYVQQQQPQAAMQAFHLCFAVENRLRNEYVSAASKEMAISDSRSRYEAAIDAAWHYWQQTKAQPYQQYILEFMEGSKSQLLWEEMQGQSILRNDSTGKRIRRLEQALVFYRKEALQDGGADSLLQTQQQRISWELATLKKKMPAPVSDTLPLPAMLKLLPSQQVVRSYFAGTNALYTIELDAHGIRFTDRQSVSAQWYDSLLYFRQHFFDNGPQAMINAPRDWYNSAYRIYHQLFSQHPLPRNTTCILMPDGILGLLPIEALVTKAEYPAAVSKWPFLVKEATIAYAYSLRTWQAQHHTQANNSGFSGFFIVQQPNGLPDLKGVGEEKERIAPAINNGTWYLNEQATVADFRRALSLSAVVHISTHAFTRQHNIPAPHIALYDAPFYLFELNGLERRPAMVVLSACGTGDGSLVTGEGIRSMAHAFIAAGTPAVVAASWNVQDATTPRLMQNFYAALTTQPDAAIALQQSKINWLENLDETDLHKLPYYWAALHFEGNTLALQEGITAKQRPNWYWLVPVAGMLIGWLIISRKKK